A single window of Streptomyces griseoviridis DNA harbors:
- a CDS encoding LPXTG cell wall anchor domain-containing protein: MSYQKRTAALASVAALAGSAVLMSAPVAHASVVDVNYQCKTPIGDKSAVSPIDIKGVKSGAGYRVTMSWQKGVSSSPVELGKGAMSPSATIVLGGADSGTLAVSGPANQAAIPANTPIKISDLTGTYTPKKTGKVTFTPGVLTIKALGTTTTCTPSNTPGPALTLDVTAAGGASDSGSLGGSSTGSTGSTGSTGSAGSGSGGGTLPQTGPADSAIALGTLGATVLLTGAAGTLWLTRRGRAGQARR; encoded by the coding sequence GTGTCGTACCAGAAACGAACCGCCGCGCTCGCGTCCGTCGCGGCCCTGGCCGGCTCGGCGGTGCTGATGTCCGCCCCGGTGGCCCACGCCTCGGTCGTCGACGTCAACTACCAGTGCAAGACGCCGATCGGCGACAAGAGCGCCGTCTCGCCCATCGACATCAAGGGCGTCAAGAGCGGCGCCGGCTACCGGGTCACCATGTCCTGGCAGAAGGGCGTCTCCTCCAGCCCGGTCGAACTGGGCAAGGGCGCGATGAGCCCGAGCGCGACCATCGTGCTGGGCGGCGCGGACAGCGGCACCCTCGCGGTCTCCGGCCCCGCCAACCAGGCCGCGATCCCCGCCAACACCCCCATCAAGATCAGTGACTTGACGGGTACCTACACCCCGAAGAAGACCGGCAAGGTCACCTTCACGCCGGGCGTCCTCACCATCAAGGCCCTGGGCACCACCACGACCTGCACCCCGTCGAACACCCCGGGTCCCGCGCTCACCCTCGACGTCACGGCGGCGGGCGGCGCCTCCGACTCCGGTTCGTTAGGCGGCAGTTCGACGGGCTCGACCGGTTCGACGGGCTCGACGGGTTCCGCCGGCTCGGGCTCCGGCGGCGGCACGCTCCCGCAGACCGGCCCGGCCGACTCGGCGATCGCCCTCGGCACCCTCGGCGCCACCGTGCTGCTCACCGGCGCGGCCGGCACCCTGTGGCTGACCCGGCGCGGCCGGGCGGGCCAGGCGCGTCGCTGA
- a CDS encoding ATP-binding protein: MSTTRPCSPGDRGPEPGGASGASEGGASGNGASEGDVPASSATTVDRQVRRLSFEGQSGVVPLARDFARQALYAWGWLPAATADRRAAAEDVLLVVSELVTNACLHAEGPDELRIGCDKKVIRVEVSDRGAGQPAPRTPHRSGRPGGHGMFIVQRLCLDWGVVRTTGGTGKTVWAELGAPA; encoded by the coding sequence ATGAGCACCACCCGGCCTTGCTCGCCGGGCGACCGCGGCCCGGAGCCCGGTGGCGCTTCCGGTGCGTCCGAGGGGGGCGCGTCCGGAAACGGTGCGTCCGAGGGGGACGTGCCCGCGTCGTCGGCGACCACAGTGGACCGGCAGGTCCGCAGGCTGAGCTTCGAGGGCCAGAGCGGGGTCGTCCCGCTCGCTCGCGACTTCGCGCGCCAGGCGTTGTACGCGTGGGGCTGGCTGCCCGCCGCCACGGCCGACCGGAGGGCCGCGGCGGAGGACGTGCTGCTCGTCGTCTCCGAACTGGTCACCAACGCCTGCCTGCACGCCGAGGGCCCCGACGAGCTGCGGATCGGCTGCGACAAGAAGGTGATCCGGGTCGAGGTGTCGGACCGCGGCGCGGGCCAGCCCGCCCCGCGCACCCCGCACCGCTCGGGCCGCCCCGGCGGCCACGGCATGTTCATCGTGCAGCGGCTCTGCCTCGACTGGGGAGTCGTCCGCACGACGGGCGGCACGGGCAAGACGGTCTGGGCGGAACTGGGCGCACCGGCGTAA
- a CDS encoding STAS domain-containing protein, which produces MDRGTVGSTQSGRLLVEVREVGSSAVVTPAGELDHHTADLLREPLEECLAKGFSRLVVDCARLEFCDSTGLNVLLGARLKAEAAGGGVHLAGMLPVVARVFEITGADAVFTVHATLDDALAGETDGGKDGTGEAG; this is translated from the coding sequence ATGGACCGCGGGACGGTCGGCAGCACACAGTCTGGCCGGCTTCTGGTTGAGGTGCGCGAAGTGGGCTCGAGCGCTGTCGTGACACCGGCGGGTGAGCTGGATCACCACACCGCCGATCTGTTGCGCGAGCCGCTCGAGGAGTGCCTCGCCAAGGGCTTCAGCCGGTTGGTGGTGGACTGCGCACGGCTGGAGTTCTGTGACTCCACCGGCCTCAACGTACTGCTCGGTGCCCGGCTGAAGGCCGAGGCCGCCGGGGGCGGGGTCCACCTCGCGGGCATGCTGCCCGTGGTGGCCCGGGTCTTCGAGATCACCGGGGCGGACGCGGTCTTCACCGTGCACGCCACGCTCGACGACGCCCTGGCGGGAGAGACCGACGGGGGGAAGGACGGCACCGGCGAGGCCGGCTGA
- a CDS encoding RNA polymerase sigma factor SigF: MEDIMSPRLDASHTQQATSTSLPEHLDPIDGDADAAAGPAGLDGLPEIPPYDEVGPVDARALSKTLFERLESLEEGTHDYSYVRNTLVELNLALVKFAASRFRSRSEPMEDIVQVGTIGLIKAIDRFELSRGVEFPTFAMPTIIGEIKRFFRDTSWSVRVPRRLQELRLDLAKAGDELAQKLDRAPTVAELAERLGIAAEEVVEGMAASNAYTASSLDAQPAEDDSEGTLADRIGYEDNGLEGIEYVESLKPMIAELPSRDRKILSLRFVAGMTQSEIGEELGISQMHVSRLLSRTLVRLRRGLTVEE, encoded by the coding sequence ATGGAGGACATCATGTCACCCCGGCTCGACGCGTCGCATACCCAGCAGGCGACGTCGACATCCCTTCCGGAACATCTGGATCCCATCGACGGTGACGCGGACGCCGCAGCCGGCCCCGCAGGACTCGACGGACTTCCGGAGATCCCGCCGTACGACGAGGTGGGACCGGTCGACGCGCGCGCCCTGTCCAAGACCCTCTTCGAGCGGCTCGAATCCCTCGAAGAAGGCACGCACGACTACTCGTACGTCCGTAACACCCTCGTCGAGCTGAACCTCGCGCTGGTCAAGTTCGCCGCCTCCCGCTTCCGCTCGCGCAGCGAGCCCATGGAGGACATCGTCCAGGTCGGCACGATCGGTCTGATCAAGGCGATCGACCGGTTCGAGCTGTCCCGCGGGGTCGAGTTCCCGACCTTCGCGATGCCAACCATCATCGGCGAGATCAAACGATTCTTCCGTGACACCTCGTGGTCCGTGCGCGTCCCGCGCAGGCTCCAGGAGCTCCGCCTCGACCTGGCGAAGGCCGGCGACGAACTGGCGCAGAAGCTGGACCGCGCGCCGACGGTGGCCGAACTGGCCGAGCGTCTGGGCATCGCCGCCGAAGAGGTCGTCGAGGGCATGGCGGCGTCCAACGCCTACACCGCCTCCTCGCTGGACGCGCAGCCCGCCGAGGACGACTCCGAGGGCACCCTCGCGGACCGGATCGGCTACGAGGACAACGGGCTCGAAGGCATCGAGTACGTCGAGTCGTTGAAGCCGATGATCGCCGAACTGCCGTCCCGGGACCGGAAGATCCTGTCGCTGCGGTTCGTCGCCGGGATGACCCAGTCCGAGATCGGCGAGGAACTGGGCATCTCCCAGATGCATGTGTCCCGGCTGCTGTCGCGCACGCTGGTGCGGCTGCGCAGGGGGCTGACCGTCGAGGAGTGA
- the hutI gene encoding imidazolonepropionase, which translates to MSSTAITNIAALVTNDPSLGDGSPLGLIQDAALVIDGEHVVWTGESSKAPATDNRVDAEGRAVLPGFVDSHSHLLFAGDRTQEFNARMSGRAYSAGGIRTTVAATRAASDADLERTLTRHLAEALRQGTTTFETKSGYGLTVHDEARALRVAAAHTDEVTYLGAHIVAPELADDPAAYVALVTGEMLDACAPYARWIDVFCERGAFDGDQARAILTAGKAKGLHPRVHANQLSHGPGVQLAVELDAASADHCTHLTDADVDALAHSDTVATLLPGAEFSTRAPWPDARRLLDAGVTVALSTDCNPGSSFTSSVPFCVALAVRDMGMTPDEAVWAATAGGARALRRDDIGRLAPGALADLVVLDAPSHVHLSYRPGVPLVTEVWKRGERR; encoded by the coding sequence ATGAGCAGCACCGCCATCACCAACATCGCCGCACTGGTCACCAACGACCCCTCCCTCGGTGACGGATCCCCTCTCGGTCTGATCCAGGACGCCGCGCTCGTCATCGACGGCGAACACGTCGTCTGGACCGGTGAGTCAAGCAAAGCACCCGCCACTGACAACCGGGTCGACGCCGAGGGCCGGGCGGTCCTGCCGGGGTTCGTCGACTCGCACTCGCACCTGCTGTTCGCGGGCGACCGCACCCAGGAGTTCAACGCCCGCATGTCGGGCCGGGCCTACAGCGCGGGCGGCATCCGCACCACCGTCGCCGCCACCCGCGCCGCGAGCGACGCCGACCTCGAACGCACCCTCACCCGCCACCTCGCCGAGGCCCTGCGCCAGGGCACGACGACCTTCGAGACCAAGTCCGGCTACGGTCTCACCGTCCACGACGAGGCCCGCGCCCTACGCGTCGCGGCCGCCCACACCGACGAGGTCACCTACCTCGGCGCCCACATCGTCGCCCCCGAACTCGCCGACGACCCGGCCGCCTACGTCGCGCTCGTCACCGGCGAGATGCTCGACGCCTGCGCGCCGTACGCGCGCTGGATCGACGTCTTCTGCGAGCGGGGCGCCTTCGACGGCGACCAGGCCCGCGCGATCCTCACGGCGGGGAAGGCGAAGGGGCTGCACCCGCGCGTGCACGCCAACCAGCTCTCCCACGGGCCGGGCGTGCAGCTCGCCGTCGAACTCGACGCGGCCAGCGCCGACCACTGCACCCACCTCACCGACGCGGACGTCGACGCCCTCGCGCACAGCGACACCGTCGCCACGCTGCTGCCGGGCGCCGAGTTCTCCACCCGCGCGCCCTGGCCCGACGCCCGCAGACTGCTGGACGCGGGCGTCACGGTCGCGCTCTCCACCGACTGCAACCCGGGCTCGTCGTTCACCTCGTCGGTGCCGTTCTGCGTGGCGCTCGCCGTGCGGGACATGGGGATGACCCCGGACGAGGCGGTGTGGGCGGCGACGGCGGGCGGCGCGCGCGCCCTGCGCCGGGACGACATCGGCCGTCTCGCCCCCGGCGCCCTCGCGGACCTCGTCGTCCTGGACGCCCCCAGCCACGTCCATCTGTCCTACCGGCCGGGCGTGCCCCTGGTCACGGAGGTGTGGAAGCGCGGCGAGCGCAGGTAG
- a CDS encoding formimidoylglutamate deiminase — protein MTGTRTYWLEHAWLDPHVEPGVTVETADGRVTAVRPGVDTPPPGAEILRGLTLPGLANAHSHAFHRALRGTVQADAGTRAGGGRGGGRAPDSFWTWREVMYAFADRLTPDTYFSLARATYAEMALAGITAVGEFHYVHHAPGGTPYADPNAMGEALIAAAADAGIRITLLDTAYLAAGFGEPPNAHQRRFSDGTAAAWAERCSVLKERDHARIGAAVHSVRAVPADQLATVARWAEERRAPLHVHLSEQTAENDACLAAHGRTPARLLADHGVLGPRTTGVHHTHLTDEDIALIGATGTGTCMCPTTERDLADGIGPAVALQRAGSPLCLGSDSHAVIDLLEEARAMELNERLRTRTRGHWTAAALLRAASADGHRALGWQDAGVLETGALADFTTLALDSVRTAGPTPRLGAETAVFAATAADVRHTVVAGRHIVRDGAHTLVPDVPRALARAVDDLRA, from the coding sequence GTGACCGGCACCCGCACGTACTGGCTCGAGCACGCCTGGCTCGACCCCCATGTCGAGCCGGGCGTCACCGTCGAGACCGCGGACGGCCGCGTCACCGCCGTCCGCCCCGGCGTGGACACCCCGCCGCCCGGCGCCGAGATCCTGCGCGGCCTCACCCTCCCGGGGCTGGCGAACGCCCACAGCCACGCCTTCCACCGGGCGCTGCGCGGCACCGTCCAGGCGGACGCGGGCACCCGCGCCGGCGGCGGCCGGGGCGGTGGGCGGGCGCCCGACTCGTTCTGGACGTGGCGCGAGGTGATGTACGCGTTCGCCGACCGGCTCACCCCCGACACCTACTTCTCGCTCGCGCGCGCCACCTACGCCGAGATGGCGCTGGCCGGCATCACCGCCGTCGGCGAGTTCCACTACGTGCACCACGCCCCGGGCGGCACCCCCTACGCCGACCCCAACGCGATGGGCGAGGCGCTGATCGCGGCGGCGGCCGACGCCGGCATCCGCATCACCCTCCTCGACACGGCCTACCTCGCCGCGGGGTTCGGCGAGCCGCCCAACGCCCACCAGCGCCGCTTCTCCGACGGCACCGCCGCCGCCTGGGCCGAACGCTGTTCAGTTCTCAAGGAACGGGATCACGCGCGGATCGGGGCCGCCGTCCACTCCGTACGGGCCGTGCCCGCCGACCAGTTGGCGACCGTGGCGCGGTGGGCCGAGGAGCGGCGGGCCCCGCTGCACGTCCACCTCTCCGAGCAGACCGCCGAGAACGACGCCTGCCTCGCCGCCCACGGCCGCACCCCCGCCCGGCTGCTGGCCGACCACGGGGTGCTCGGGCCGCGCACCACCGGTGTCCACCACACCCACCTCACCGACGAGGACATCGCCCTGATCGGCGCCACCGGCACCGGCACCTGCATGTGCCCGACCACCGAACGGGACCTCGCGGACGGCATCGGGCCCGCCGTCGCCCTCCAGCGGGCCGGCTCCCCGCTCTGTCTCGGCTCCGACAGCCACGCCGTCATCGACCTGCTCGAAGAGGCCCGCGCGATGGAGCTGAACGAGCGGCTGCGCACCCGCACCCGGGGCCACTGGACGGCCGCCGCGCTGCTGCGCGCCGCCTCGGCCGACGGTCACCGCGCGCTGGGCTGGCAGGACGCGGGAGTCCTCGAGACGGGCGCCCTCGCCGACTTCACGACCCTCGCCCTCGACTCGGTCAGAACGGCCGGGCCGACACCCCGGCTCGGCGCCGAGACCGCCGTATTCGCGGCGACCGCGGCGGACGTACGGCACACGGTCGTCGCCGGACGGCACATCGTGCGCGACGGGGCCCACACCCTCGTCCCCGATGTGCCGCGGGCGCTCGCGCGGGCCGTCGACGACCTGCGCGCCTGA
- a CDS encoding allantoate amidohydrolase: MWRELAPIGRHCGSGGYRRFAWTGADAECRAWFERQAVARGLAYEVDRNGNQWAWLGDPARGDAVVAGSHLDSVPDGGAFDGPLGVVSAFAALDELRGRGARFDRPFGIVNFGDEEGARFGLACVGSRLAAGQLTVAAAHALTDADGVTLPQAMAAAGHDPDAIGADRERLDRIGAFVELHVEQGRALDLSGDPVGVASAIWPHGRWRFDFRGEANHAGTTRLVDRRDPMLSYAETVLAARREARLAGAVATFGKIAVEPNGVNAVPSLVRGWLDSRAEDQATLDTVVDGIEKAAREYADAHGVDLDVVRESFTPVVEFDDALRDELARVLGRDTGLKVPVLGTGAGHDAGILSAALPTAMLFVRNPTGVSHSPAESATEDDCVAGVRALADVLEGLARK, encoded by the coding sequence ATGTGGCGGGAGCTGGCCCCCATCGGGCGGCACTGCGGCTCCGGTGGGTACCGGCGCTTCGCCTGGACCGGCGCCGACGCCGAGTGCCGGGCCTGGTTCGAGCGGCAGGCGGTGGCCCGCGGCCTCGCCTACGAGGTCGACCGCAACGGCAACCAGTGGGCCTGGCTGGGGGACCCGGCCCGCGGGGACGCCGTCGTCGCCGGGTCGCACCTCGACTCCGTGCCCGACGGCGGGGCCTTCGACGGCCCCCTCGGGGTGGTGTCGGCGTTCGCCGCCCTCGACGAACTGCGCGGCAGGGGAGCGCGGTTCGACCGGCCCTTCGGGATCGTCAACTTCGGGGACGAGGAGGGCGCCAGGTTCGGGCTCGCCTGCGTAGGCTCCCGGCTGGCTGCCGGACAGCTGACGGTGGCCGCGGCGCACGCCCTCACCGACGCGGACGGCGTCACCCTGCCGCAGGCCATGGCGGCGGCGGGCCATGACCCCGACGCGATCGGCGCCGACCGCGAACGGCTCGACCGCATCGGCGCGTTCGTCGAACTCCACGTCGAGCAGGGCCGCGCCCTGGACCTGAGCGGGGACCCGGTCGGCGTCGCCAGTGCCATCTGGCCGCACGGCCGCTGGCGGTTCGACTTCCGCGGCGAGGCCAACCACGCGGGCACCACCCGGCTGGTCGACCGCCGCGACCCGATGCTGTCCTACGCCGAGACCGTGCTCGCCGCCCGCCGCGAGGCACGTCTCGCGGGCGCCGTCGCCACCTTCGGCAAGATCGCCGTCGAACCGAACGGCGTCAACGCCGTGCCCTCCCTGGTGCGCGGCTGGCTCGACTCCCGCGCCGAGGACCAGGCGACCCTCGACACCGTCGTCGACGGCATCGAGAAGGCGGCCAGGGAGTACGCCGACGCCCACGGCGTCGACCTCGACGTCGTCCGCGAGTCCTTCACCCCGGTCGTGGAGTTCGACGACGCCCTGCGCGACGAACTGGCCCGCGTCCTCGGCCGGGACACCGGCCTCAAGGTGCCGGTCCTCGGCACCGGCGCGGGACACGACGCCGGAATCCTCTCCGCCGCGCTGCCGACCGCCATGCTGTTCGTGCGCAACCCCACCGGCGTCTCGCACTCCCCTGCCGAGTCCGCCACCGAGGACGACTGCGTGGCAGGAGTGCGCGCGCTCGCCGACGTACTGGAAGGACTGGCCCGCAAGTGA
- the hutU gene encoding urocanate hydratase, translating into MSGPRPVRAPRGTELSALGWQQEAALRMLQNNLDPEVAEHPDQLVVYGGTGKAARDWRSFDAMVRTLRTLKQDETMLVQSGRPVGVMQTHEWAPRVLIANSNLVGDWANWEEFRRLEALGLTMYGQMTAGSWIYIGTQGILQGTYETFSAVAAKKFGGTLAGTITLTAGLGGMGGAQPLAVTMNDGVAICVDVDPRAIERRIEHRYLDVRADSLDHALQLAVEARDARRPLSIGVLGNAAEAVPHLLAMNAPIDIVTDQTSAHDPLAYLPVGVAFEDMADAAAKDPAGFTDRARESMARHVEAMVGFQDAGAEVFDYGNSIRGEARLAGYERAFAFPGFVPAYIRPLFCEGKGPFRWAALSGEASDIAKTDKAILDLFPENESLARWIKLAGERVRFQGLPARICWLGYGERDRAGERFNDMVASGELAAPLAIGRDHLDCGSVASPYRETEAMRDGSDAIADWPLLNAMVNVASGASWVSLHHGGGVGMGRSIHAGQVTVADGTALAGEKIRRVLTNDPGMGVIRHVDAGYEGAEAVADERGVRVPMREGDTA; encoded by the coding sequence ATGTCAGGACCCCGCCCCGTCCGAGCGCCGCGCGGTACGGAACTGAGCGCCCTGGGATGGCAGCAGGAAGCCGCCCTGCGGATGCTCCAGAACAACCTCGACCCCGAGGTCGCCGAACACCCCGACCAGCTCGTCGTCTACGGCGGCACCGGCAAGGCCGCCCGCGACTGGCGCTCCTTCGACGCGATGGTCCGCACGCTGCGCACCCTCAAGCAGGACGAGACCATGCTCGTCCAGTCCGGCCGCCCGGTCGGCGTGATGCAGACCCACGAGTGGGCGCCGCGCGTCCTCATCGCCAACTCCAACCTGGTCGGCGACTGGGCGAACTGGGAGGAGTTCCGCCGCCTCGAAGCACTCGGCCTCACCATGTACGGCCAGATGACCGCCGGTTCCTGGATCTACATCGGCACCCAGGGCATCCTCCAGGGCACCTACGAGACGTTCTCCGCCGTCGCCGCCAAGAAGTTCGGCGGCACCCTCGCCGGGACCATCACCCTCACCGCGGGACTCGGCGGCATGGGCGGCGCCCAGCCCCTCGCCGTGACGATGAACGACGGCGTCGCGATCTGTGTCGACGTCGACCCCCGCGCCATCGAGCGCCGCATCGAGCACCGCTACCTCGACGTCAGGGCCGACTCCCTCGACCACGCCCTCCAGTTGGCCGTCGAGGCCCGTGACGCCCGCCGTCCGCTCTCCATCGGCGTCCTCGGCAACGCGGCCGAGGCGGTCCCGCACCTCCTCGCCATGAACGCCCCCATCGACATCGTCACCGACCAGACCTCCGCCCACGACCCGCTCGCCTACCTCCCGGTCGGCGTCGCCTTCGAGGACATGGCCGACGCCGCCGCGAAGGACCCGGCCGGCTTCACCGACCGCGCCCGGGAGTCCATGGCCCGGCACGTCGAGGCGATGGTCGGCTTCCAGGACGCGGGCGCGGAGGTCTTCGACTACGGCAACTCCATCCGCGGCGAGGCCCGCCTCGCCGGGTACGAGCGGGCGTTCGCCTTCCCCGGCTTCGTCCCCGCCTACATCCGCCCGCTGTTCTGCGAGGGCAAGGGCCCCTTCCGCTGGGCCGCCCTGTCCGGCGAGGCGTCCGACATCGCCAAGACCGACAAGGCGATCCTCGACCTCTTCCCCGAGAACGAGTCCCTGGCCCGCTGGATCAAGCTCGCCGGCGAACGCGTCCGCTTCCAGGGGCTGCCCGCCCGGATCTGCTGGCTCGGCTACGGCGAACGGGACCGGGCGGGCGAGCGCTTCAACGACATGGTCGCGAGCGGCGAGCTGGCCGCGCCGCTGGCCATCGGCCGCGACCACCTCGACTGCGGCTCCGTCGCCTCGCCGTACCGGGAGACCGAGGCGATGCGCGACGGCTCCGACGCGATCGCCGACTGGCCGCTGCTGAACGCCATGGTCAACGTCGCGTCCGGGGCGTCCTGGGTCTCCCTCCACCACGGCGGCGGCGTCGGGATGGGACGGTCCATCCACGCCGGCCAGGTGACGGTGGCCGACGGCACCGCGCTGGCCGGGGAGAAGATCAGGCGCGTCCTCACCAACGACCCCGGCATGGGCGTCATCCGGCACGTGGACGCCGGCTACGAGGGCGCGGAGGCGGTCGCCGACGAGCGAGGCGTCCGGGTCCCCATGCGAGAAGGCGACACCGCGTGA
- a CDS encoding diaminopimelate decarboxylase, giving the protein MGTDWDTTGDGTGDDVSNPNYPNYPHDPHHPDDATGGGVDGGARARRRDLAVRAAVERGLLGPSTPVVGLLDVVGIRESAAALRAAFDEVTAPGTPVLHAFAVKACPLVPVLRLLREEGVGAEVASPGELALARAAGLAPARTVLDSPAKTPAELREALALGIAVNADNPQELERLDALMRSATSGSPLGIRVNPQIGGGSIGSTSTATATSKFGVALRDEGAREWVVRAYEQRPWLTRLHAHTGSQGIPLELMVRGVAETYALAEEINRRIGRPQIDTLDIGGGLPVNFGSDDTAPTYAQYARLLAREVPGLFSGRYGLVTEFGRSLLAKHGTVVARVEYAKSAGGRPIAVTHAGVQVATRTVYVPDAWPLRIAAYDGSGRPRTGPPVVQDVAGPACFAGDLLAEGRSLPLLAQGDYAAALDTGAYYFAHHYAYNSLARPGVYGFAPDGSGGVAFATARTPQSLEEIVAESGGAHAGALATLRTPERR; this is encoded by the coding sequence ATGGGCACGGACTGGGACACGACCGGCGACGGCACGGGGGACGACGTGAGCAACCCGAACTACCCGAACTACCCGCACGACCCGCACCATCCCGATGACGCGACCGGCGGCGGGGTGGACGGGGGCGCTCGGGCCCGCCGTCGCGATCTGGCGGTGCGGGCCGCCGTCGAGCGCGGGCTGCTCGGACCGTCGACGCCGGTCGTGGGGCTGCTGGACGTCGTCGGCATCAGGGAGTCGGCGGCGGCGCTGCGGGCCGCGTTCGACGAGGTCACAGCGCCCGGCACACCCGTGCTGCACGCCTTCGCGGTGAAGGCGTGCCCCCTGGTCCCGGTGCTGCGGCTGCTGCGCGAGGAGGGCGTCGGCGCGGAGGTGGCGAGCCCGGGAGAGCTGGCCCTCGCGCGGGCGGCCGGACTCGCGCCGGCCAGGACGGTCCTCGACTCGCCCGCGAAGACGCCCGCCGAACTGCGGGAGGCGCTGGCGCTCGGCATCGCCGTCAACGCGGACAACCCGCAGGAGCTGGAGCGGCTGGACGCGCTGATGCGGTCGGCGACCAGTGGCTCGCCGCTCGGCATCCGGGTGAATCCGCAGATCGGCGGGGGCTCCATCGGCTCCACCTCGACCGCGACGGCGACGTCGAAGTTCGGGGTGGCGCTGCGCGACGAGGGGGCGCGCGAGTGGGTGGTGCGGGCGTACGAGCAGCGCCCGTGGCTGACCCGGCTGCACGCGCACACCGGCTCGCAGGGCATCCCGCTGGAGCTGATGGTGCGGGGCGTGGCCGAGACGTACGCGCTCGCGGAGGAGATCAACCGGCGGATCGGGCGCCCGCAGATCGACACCCTGGACATCGGCGGCGGGCTGCCCGTCAACTTCGGCTCGGACGACACCGCGCCGACCTACGCCCAGTACGCGCGGCTGCTCGCGCGGGAGGTGCCGGGGCTGTTCTCCGGGCGGTACGGGCTGGTCACCGAGTTCGGGCGGTCGCTGCTCGCCAAGCACGGGACGGTGGTGGCGCGGGTGGAGTACGCCAAGAGCGCGGGCGGCCGGCCGATCGCCGTCACGCACGCGGGCGTCCAGGTGGCGACCAGGACGGTGTACGTGCCGGACGCGTGGCCGCTGCGGATCGCCGCGTACGACGGCTCCGGGCGGCCCAGGACGGGGCCGCCGGTGGTGCAGGACGTGGCCGGTCCCGCCTGTTTCGCGGGCGACCTGCTCGCCGAGGGCCGGTCGCTGCCGCTCCTCGCCCAGGGCGACTACGCGGCGGCGCTGGACACCGGCGCGTACTACTTCGCCCACCACTACGCCTACAACTCCCTCGCCAGGCCAGGGGTGTACGGCTTCGCGCCGGACGGCTCGGGGGGCGTGGCGTTCGCGACGGCCCGTACCCCGCAGAGCCTGGAGGAGATCGTGGCCGAATCCGGCGGGGCGCATGCCGGTGCGCTCGCGACCCTGCGGACACCTGAGCGCCGTTGA